Proteins encoded in a region of the Diadema setosum chromosome 7, eeDiaSeto1, whole genome shotgun sequence genome:
- the LOC140230754 gene encoding zinc finger CCHC domain-containing protein 9-like produces the protein MWCVVLKSEKTEASRNYPVNFRAYFGFEACCSRQNRTSWTSDTMTRWARGGNANKKKPNEASSWEELTEKFGESGRKVDSLQRTNKKSENLQQGKKRQGTAANLQHIQSKRKFTGVAQGSSKEKKTIKPVEDSFMKKRFIKDFAPNPLGSTSKSIVDVVIEADLQRQTERRDIDSKTSQGQGGGVDEAYGSLEHFQKRERRREERRLKRKKKKVDKMVCFHCRQPGHGVADCPQTQEDVEQGTGICFRCGSTEHDISKCTAKVDKREEGEFPYAKCFICHQLGHLSRSCPDNPRGLYPEGGACKECGSVEHRWWNCPVRKPVKGVTVSVTAQTVMHKKTHMSADAEEAFMSRPKAKVKKIGPKVVVF, from the exons ATGTGGTGTGTCGTCCTCAAAAGTGAAAAGACCGAAGCTTCTCGCAACTATCCAGTCAATTTTCGTGCTTATTTTGG GTTTGAAGCTTGTTGTTCCAGGCAAAACAGAACAAGTTGGACATCTGACACAATGACTCGTTGGGCGAGAGGGGGCAATGCCAACAAGAAAAAGCCAAATGAGGCCTCTTCATGGGAAGAACTGACAGAGAAATTTGGAGAAAGTGGGCGTAAAGTGGATTCACTACAGAGGaccaacaaaaagtcagaaAACTTACAGCAGGGGAAAAAGAGGCAAGGAACTGCTGCCAACCTCCAGCACATACAGAGCAAAAGGAAGTTTACAGGAGTAGCACAGGGAAGCAGCAAGGAGAAGAAGACTATCAAGCCAGTGGAGgacagtttcatgaaaaaacgGTTCATCAAGGACTTTGCTCCTAATCCCTTGGGCAGTACCAGCAAGTCAATTGTTGATGTTGTAATAGAGGCAGACCTGCAGAGACAAACAGAAAGGAGGGACATTGACTCAAAGACCTCTCAAGGGCAAGGAGGTGGCGTCGACGAAGCTTATGGCTCGCTAGAACATTTCCAGAAGAGGGAAAGGAGAAGGGAAGAGAGAAGattaaagagaaagaagaaaaaggttgACAAGATG GTCTGTTTTCACTGTCGCCAGCCTGGCCACGGTGTGGCTGACTGCCCACAGACGCAGGAGGATGTGGAACAGGGTACAGGTATCTGCTTCCGCTGCGGGTCCACAGAGCATGACATCAGCAAGTGTACAGCCAAAGTAGATAAACGAGAAGAAG GCGAATTCCCATATGCAAAGTGCTTCATCTGCCATCAGTTGGGGCATCTGTCCAGGAGCTGTCCGGACAACCCCAGGGGGCTCTATCCAGAGGGCGGGGCATGCAAGGAGTGTGGCTCTGTGGAACACAGGTGGTGGAATTGCCCAGTAAGGAAACCGGTCAAAG GGGTTACTGTGTCGGTGACTGCACAAACAGTAATGCACAAGAAGACTCACATGAGCGCCGACGCGGAAGAAGCATTCATGAGTAGGCCAAAGGCGAAGGTGAAGAAAATTGGGCCCAAAGTCGTGGTGTTTTGA